The genomic segment TCAGGAAGTTTAAGCCTTCCAAGGAACTTATGGTTTGTCATGCAATGTTTTGCAATTGTAAGCAATTACTACATTCAGCTGTgtccagttttttaaaatacaacttctttgcacaaaatccaCTAGCATTCTcataaaatcatgttttctttctggatACATGTCttaatttctgtattattttgtgCTGTAACTGTTCATGCTGggagatttttaaaactgtttaggTAAATCcaacatgctttttttaatgtgtaaaactcttttttttttaaataagtgccTGCAGTAAGTCCCTTTGGTGTTTGCTTTTATTCTATGATGGTGTAAAATGAGAGAGCGGTAATAAACGAATGAAACCGGTTCTGTTAGCCCACTCCACGAGTGTCTCATGAAAGCTGCTTGTGTTCACTTGAGTcccttcatgtttttctgagaTTATCCACTCACCCAGCCAGGCGTAGCTTAACACCCACATCTGTGTGTCAAAGAGGGCTATTCTTTGCAGCGCGCCCTGGAATCCACTCAACATGGGCCTCTCTGTGTCCAAATATTTATGATAAATGTATTCACTAAACTCCCATGACATAATTACCctgtaatgttgtaaaactttcatttgaATTGTAATAATATCCCTCTGTATGATTCATTTCTAAAGCTTCTACTGGTTTGACTTTTGTTTCCTGAATTTCAGGATACGTGCTCTTGTGGAACCCAAGCTGATCTCATCAACATTGACACAGACAAAGGAATAAGACCCAAACATttcacagcaacacaaactgttttctttcttgtggGACATTGATTTGACTCTGGACCCCAAGCTTACATAAAACCAAGACAAATCCATTTGATTCAAGCAACACCTTCCATCATGGCAACCACGGGCATGCAGTTGATGGGCCTGATCTTGTCCATTGTAGGCTGGGTAGGTGGTGCAGTGGTCTGTGCCATCCCCCTGTGGAGGGTCACTGCTTTCATAGGCAACAACATAGTGACGGCTCAAATCATCTGGGAAGGCCTGTGGATGAATTGCATAGTGCAGAGCACAGGTCAGATCCAGTGCAAGGTGTATGATAGCTTACTGGCTCTGCCCAGCGACATGCAGGCCGCCCGTGGCCTCACTGTATTCTCCATCCTGCTCTGTGGTGTCGCTCTGGCTCTGGGGGTCCTTGGAGTCAAGTGCACCAAATGCATAGGCGTCAACAGCCTCAAGGCCCGCATCGCTCGCATTTCTGGTGCCATGTTTGCCATCGCAGGGTTCCTTTACCTCGTTCCTGTCTGCTGGACGGCCCATTCCATCATCAGGGATTTCTACGACCCACATGTGGCGGCTCCACACAAGCGAGAGCTCGGCCCTGCCCTCTACATCGGCTGGGTGGCGTCAGCTTTGCTTCTGATTGGTGGTTCTCTGCTCTATGGGGGGTCCAGTCCCCCTGGAATCCCAGGATCTCCCACCTTCAGCAGCGGAGAAAGCAGTCCCCGTAGAGCTCCCACAACACAGGTCAAAGGTTACGTCTGAAACATCTCAAGATATTCAAATCCACCCCAAATTATGACATTATGACTCATTTTTGCTCCTCTTGAGTTCGCTCCTTTTCATAATTATACATGTAATGTTTCTCCaagtttacttttttctttaaaaaagctACATGAATCTTTTTAgagaaattgtaattttttatgatttcatacccaattttttttaataacatttttttctgtctgtctgtccagtACAATAAAAGTTGTATCCTCTAATGAGGAAAATTGTGTGTGCACATTTTTACAGATataaaatctcttttaaaaacctttgaacTGTATGTGTTTACCAAAGAGGCATTACATCAGAACTACATTAactgcaatatttttaaaagaaaaccatgTTTGACTGGAATACATGAACATCTCTCCtgctgaaggaaaaagaaacaatagaaCAATAGGGACTGTTGTACATTTACTTGAGGAGCCATATTGTTgagaagagtgtgtgtgtgtgtgtgtgtgtgtgtgtgtgtgtgtgtgtgtgtgtgtgtgtgtgtgtgtgtgtgtgtgtgtgtgtgtgtgtgtgtgtgtgtgtgtgtgggtgtgggtgcgtacgtgtgtgtgtgtgttgtcctATCTATCATCTCCTCTTTCCTGTCCCAGCTACACTGTGCCAGgaacacaaagaaataatttacattaCTTAcagtgcaaaaaacaaaacaaaacaaaacaacaacatcaacagaTTACAGTGAGGGATCATACTTAAATCAACCCAACTCTgctaatgttttttaatataacagtttaaataaagtagccctatttaaaatataatagaTATTTCTactaatttattaatcaatGATAAATATCACTGAGCTACATTGAAAATTATCTAGTTAGGTGGGTGTACTTATTTTTCAGTAATATGTGATTAGATGAGAACCAGAGGGCATTTCTTTGTACTGGATCTTTCTCCCGAGTCATCACAAGCAGCGCatacaaagcaaataaatagcttttttttctttttcaggatttctgagactttttatttttatcttcagctgtgatgtcatcacccCCGTCAGATTGTCTTCTTTCTCTTCGTAACAGCGGAGAAGCGAGCAACACAATGCCACATTATAGAACCATTATTCCAACAACATAACAACAATGGCCAGTGTTCTGAGTGCCAGGTGGTGACTCATACATGACCTAAGCACGCCTGCATTAGTGATTGTGGCTGTGAATTGAGTAAGGCTGTTAATACTGTAAGTCTGCGTTATTTTTATGTCCAACTGTAAAACGGCAGAGTGGAACAAGTGCATAGTTTATATGTTAAACACTTGGTCCAGTTTCAAAATCACTCTGAGGTTTGATGACAATTTACAGTGAGAAGATATACAGCAATTATTCAGCggtaaagtttaaagtttaaacaatGTCACTTCAGTAAGGTCTTTAGGACATGATGACTCTTTACTGATCAAATTTCTGAGTAGCTGTAAATCTGTTGCACCACCATGTCTTGAATCTGTATTTGTACCTTTAGAGCTCCCTTTTCTAGATTTGCAACCACAAAATTtggtgtattttattaggatatTATATGATAGATCGACACAAACTGGTGGATGAAGTGATTCCAAAAAAGACAGATTAAACCTTTACTTCTCATCTAATCTTGCCTCAACAACTGTTTAATCAAGGCCTCAAGGGCttgtgtcctgcaacttttagacgtGTCTGTGCTTcaccacacctgaatcaaataatgagATCATTAGAAGGACTCTTGAGAACTTGATTGCTTAGTGAGAAGGTTCagttatttgactcaggtgtgctgaaccAGGAACACATTTGAAAGTTGCAAGACACCTGACCTGGAGACCTGGATTTGAAGACTCCTCCTCTAGATCTTTGAGGTCTGCTATTAGCTATCATGAGGTCCAAATTAAAGCACAGAGTAGTAAGAGCCTTTGATCCTAAATTGTGGAACAGATTGTATCTTCACCTCAATTCCTCCCCAACAttatacatttctgaaaaccaTTTGAAAGCTAAATGTTATCCCTTAGCTTTTAATCATAATGAGATGTGTCCATTCTAATTGTGTGATAGTTCTTACTAAAGTTTCTCATTTTATCCATATTGAAACTGTTGCTTTAAATCTACTATATAAATGAAAATCCAAGAAGTATGAATAATTTAGCTAGAAACTGTAATAATCTGTGCAGTACACAAAAATCTGGTCTGCACAAATTGAGGAACCATTCAAAAAAGAAACCAGttaaagcaaaatgtgaagCAGTCTTAATCTTAAACTTCTgacaaaacaacagtttttcttttattgaagaACTATCGCTGTCGAATaacagttttgtattttgttttaaagtgaagtaataaaatgttgatCACCCATTTTACTACAAATGTACTGCTCTTGTGATTTCATAATTTCGTCGCTAGGGGGAGACGCCCAATGGCTGTCGCCGTGAGAACCAGGAAGAGTTGTGACTAAAACACAGCTGTACGCCGTAGCTAACAGataagctaacaggctaaccGCAGTGGTGGGTGAAAATATCAAGATCCGCTGGTCAAACGAAGCACCTCGTCGGACACTTTTAGAAACGGAATTGACAATGGGTAAAGGTGGAGGCACTTTTGAGAGGCTTCTGGGTGAGTTCACACCATATTCCTTTAATAGTTATCAGCTTTTATTCAACCGTGAGTCTGAAAGTGCGATGTTTTACAGCATATTGTTTTGACAGGGCTGTGGCTCTAAGGCCAGCTAGCTTCTTTTAGCTTGCTATTGTTCTGAGGCCCTGACAGACTCGCTTAATTTATCAAAACAACTGGATAAGTTTGGAGATGCAGTTTATGTTGTCTATTCAAACGCCATGTTCTCGAGTCGCGGAAACTGCGGTTAAGGTAAATCCGACTGTCGGTGGAATTCAGATGTGTTTATGGCTCCTTAACGAAAGTATATAAGCTAACAATTAAATCATTGCTGACAGCTAATATGTAGTTATTTACATGTCAAGATAGAGAGGAAAAAATCAAATTGTTAGGTTGTCATTTCTGTAGCTGgttaaagtgttttctttttagagaTTATAAGAAGTCCATTAAGTAGCTGCTAGCGTGATATAATTAGAAACGAATGTTTAAATAGTATTTATAGACTCTCTTCTCAATGTAGTAGATTAGTGACTGTAACATGGGAAGAGTCATCTAATTCTACATCCATTCATTtgagattttcaaaaaattataaattaaaaaacgaTTTTCTTGGATTAGGTCAGttggagaaataaaatgatacgggtacaaattcatatttttagtgACAAGAAAATTCCAGGTTCCTTTTCACCAGGTGATGAAATACCCATCAccccaaattaaataaacaaattctattttttttttttttatcaccatgTTATTGCTGGTTCATCGACTTCGACCTGCTGCTTGTCTTTACAGCAAGTAACAAAACCGTACTAGTCGAATGTGGAAGCTGGTAACACTGCTAAACTTAAAGGAGAGGAGTGTTTACAATATGTATTTACCATTGAAATCACAATGGTAAATGTGAAACATggaatatttcacaaaatatgtaataatacttgaaaaaaatcttgagatttttttttatatcgtGTTGCCCTAGTTGAAGATATTCTGAAAGATTGTGTAAAATTTAACACATAACGATATTGGTTTGAAAGCCACAGAATTCAACTCGGAGCCAATCAAGACAACACAAACCTACAGTTTCATTCTACATGGCCTCGTTTCTTTTAATTCATATAAAAATGGGGATTATTTGGAATGTCACATGGATTTGGTCCGTTTGGAATTACTGGAAAATTGACCCTGATTAGTTAATTTTGTAACTCGTTAGTTATCTCTATTACTGCAGACAACCAGAGCAACTTGGTGATTAGTAACTGTAATTTCGAAGACCAACTGATGAAAATCTCgtcttaataaaatgttttgagtatAATGCTGGGGGGGACATTTCTTCTTCAAGAAACAATTTCTCTgtcagtttaattatttttctgttttagtatTTCAGTGAATTCTGTGGATAAATAATCacaatttaattcagttataCCATGTCTGCATAATCCTCACAATTTTCATTAATTATGGCTTCGATTCTCATTTAGTTTCTTGTTAAGTTTGAGATATTATGATCCTTGGTCAAAAATGACTGTGTAATCTGCTGCAGGTGGATGATATTTAAAGTCACATAACCACATTTCCTGTTGACAGAGTATAGATCATAAGTGGGTATGAAATATGGTCCCTTCAACAGGTCCTGGTGTGAACAGCTTTTTTTGTCCACCAAAAGTCAATAAACTGAATTATGTATAAAAGCATATCTAATGGTGAAGAATATTCAACTaaattgtttacaaataaaagaaattccaAGGTTATGTTAACCTTTCTTCGACCATTCTGGTTTAACAAAGTATGTCGCCTGAAGCACAAAGTCTGTAGTTATCAAGGTGATCATTAAGCTACCCAGGCTATCTTCTACTGTACTAGAGGCCTCTCACACTTGCAAATTAAGTTTCAAAAGTCTTGCAATGAAGAAAGTCTTGAATTAATTAGGGAGCTAAACATAAAGGTGCTGAACTTTTGGATTCTAAAGGAAAGTTAGAGGGCATCTGtcagctgaatattttaaataatgtgggcaaaaaaaggaacaataaaGAAGCAACAATTATAATTACGTACAGGAAGGTAATCTGAAACCAATCCAGTTGTGGGTCAGTGTTAAAAAGAAAGCTGTCTAtttgaggaaagaaaacaactttctgtTGGCCACAGAAACAGGCTAAAATTTCCTCCAGACTAATCCAAccaccaagtatttttaaatctcaCCAATTAGGATCacacaagattttaaaatgcaaaggtTTTTTAGTGACTGGTGgataaaagttgattttatctGAATGATAAATGGTAAACTATGCTGTTGTAATTgttaaactgtgtttttcaaatcttttgcaTCATTAAATAGTAAATTTTTGCTGCTCACAGATAAAGCAACCAGTCAGCTGCTACTGGAGACTGACTGGGAGTCTATTCTTCAGATCTGTGATCTCATTCGGCAAGGAGACACACAGTGAGTCTTTTAGTCTGATATCCTTAACTATCATATCTTTAGTATATATGACTTTTGAATGTAATAGTAAATGTTTTGTCTCCCTGAAGAGCTAAATATGCTATTGCTGCCATTAAGAAGAAACTGAATGACAAAAATCCCCATGTGGCGCTCTATGCACTTGAGGTAAGAAGCTATAAGGGGGAAAATTAGAAATTTGATCGTGAGGGGAACTTTATAAAGTTTTTGAAATCcccattttattcattttaatcaagCATAAAAGGCAAacttcatgttttacttttttgtgttgttttacagGGGTTTGAATATGGATTTGTAAAGATGGCTTTTCTACTAGAATTGTGtactttttcatttgtttgtagtttttgcaACTATTTTAAACATAGTGACAGAAAACCTCCAGGTTTTTGTCAGCGGCTATTTTCCAAAgctatgaaaaacaaaacggaATAGAAAATTTTGGGGAATTGAAATAAACATGAGAATGAGAGGCTATTACATTTAGATTAGATACATTTagatttacattacatttaaaatggcCGCCTCTCTTCAGGTTCTGGAGTCGGTGGTGAAGAACTGCGGTCAGACGGTCCACGATGAGGTCGCAAGTAAGCAAACCATGGAAGAACTGAAGGATCTATTTAAGGTGGTCttcttctgaattttaaaacaatctaaatCTCTTCTGTCCTGTTTcaattgtcttttaaattttCACTCAACTTTAACCTCTTATTTAACTTAACCTAATTATGCAGTTTGGCatatatttgtttcttcatgacagttttccattttgaagagtttattgcttttattataGACATTTTCCTGGAGTCGAGTTCGGCGTCGCTATATTATTCTtatatagaatagaatatactttattgatccacaagaaaattattattcattagTAGGTGGAAGTAATGCATATTTGACCttttgactaaaaatatttctgtgcaACTTTACATTAGGTCTCCAGGTTTAAATaacaattcaaacatttttgagaaattggGAAAGAGCCGTTTTGGTTTCTCCTGGATGTTTTGTCCCTTTCTCACCCTTTTATCTGACTCAATCAGTGCCCATTGCTCTCCTTCTGCTGCATGTGTTGCAGCATGAGCTAGCAATATCTGATTGGTTCACACTGCATCACGTGActctagatttttttaagtgcattcTTCTTACAACTTCCTGCTGAGGTAATTGTCTTGTGACATGAGTGTTTTCGCATCACAAAACCAGCAGGGGAATTTCTCCCTTACTTCTTATGGTCTCACTAAATACTGTTGAATTCATTTGGCTTGTTATGacaacaaaagttgtttttatttaaaaaaggaaaaggttcACTTCAGATGTGTTAAGGCTCCTTGTTGactgtgatttgttttattactcTCAGAAACAGACGGAACCAAATGTCAAAAACAAGATTCTTTACTTGATCCAAGCCTGGGCTCATGCTTTCAGAAACGAACCCAAGTACAAGGTGGTTCAAGACACCtatcagattttaaaagtggAAGGTAAGTGTTCAGAAGCTGTATTTATAACTATATAAATACTTATATGACTTATCTCACCTGAAATGAATTGCATACATTTTGTACTCTGAACTGCTTTTTCTTATATATAGGTCATGTATTTCCTGAGTTTAAGGAGAGTGATGCCATGTTTGCAGCTGAGAGAGTGAGATTTTTATCCTGTTTTAATGACTAatttagtgctttttttttaaatgataaaaagcaGACTCTTATTGATGGCTTGAGATAAAGAAATATGTATGTTCCACTTTATCTAATACCTCATATTCACCTTCTGCAGGCCCCTGACTGGGTTGACGCTGAGGAGTGTCACAGGTGCAGAGTCCAGTTTGGAGTAATGACCAGAAAGGTGGGCTGGGCTTCCTCCTAACtgaagattttgtggtttttttcctccttataTCAAAGCGGTTTGTCTGGTTGactccttaaagctgcagctcaggATTTACTTGGATTTCTGCTCCTTGCTTTTCCAGCACCATTGTCGAGCCTGTGGGCAGATTTTCTGTGGGAAATGCTCATCTAAGTACTCCACCATTCCAAAGTTTGGCATCGAGAAGgaagtgcgtgtgtgtgagccCTGCTTTGAGCAGCTAAACAAGTGAGTTTCCCTGACCAAAGTGCAGGAGTGTCTCTGAATATAAAACTAAAGTGTGTGTCGTCTGGCAGAGATGTTACGAATATGCAGAAAACTTATTGTTTCCCCCTCCACCGCAGATACAAAAAGCACATTAATCTCTAAAATAAGATATGAAAATGTAGGCAAATATTACTTGCAGCTTCAGAGTATGATGACAGCAGTGTTTCCATGTAAGCAGTGAACAAACCGGCCATGTTTCTGAGCTTCTGGTAATATTTTGTAACTGTGTGAATGTcactgtctttttgttgttgttgttttatgaaaaaagaaaaaaaattctcttccatttttttttttatccattttgaGGCTTTTCCTCAAATTTTTGTCAGTAACTCCAACAACACCACATGTAAATGTCGACAATGTACAGTTTCTGAATTCAGTAATGCACAGATAATCATGTTTTGAAGTGAACTGTAATCTGTAGATGTCTGTAAACtaataatttagtaaatatGTCCTGCTAGTGCTCATTGTTGCTTGTTTGGTGTCTGGAGAGTCACAGGTGTTTGCATCAACATGCTCTTCTCTAATTCACAAGGTTGTTTGTCCCCCCTGAACCCCCTTCCCTCACCAGCcacccctccctctctcctcctcttagGAAAGCCGAAGGTAaagccccctcctcctcctcctca from the Gambusia affinis linkage group LG19, SWU_Gaff_1.0, whole genome shotgun sequence genome contains:
- the cldnk gene encoding claudin k — translated: MATTGMQLMGLILSIVGWVGGAVVCAIPLWRVTAFIGNNIVTAQIIWEGLWMNCIVQSTGQIQCKVYDSLLALPSDMQAARGLTVFSILLCGVALALGVLGVKCTKCIGVNSLKARIARISGAMFAIAGFLYLVPVCWTAHSIIRDFYDPHVAAPHKRELGPALYIGWVASALLLIGGSLLYGGSSPPGIPGSPTFSSGESSPRRAPTTQVKGYV